Genomic segment of Populus nigra chromosome 6, ddPopNigr1.1, whole genome shotgun sequence:
CCATATGTGGTTCAAGGGTTATTTCCACGAAAGCCATCAAACACAAGCAAATTGCAAAAAGCAAGAAACTTGAATTAGAATTTAGTTGATTTCATGCATCCATGCCATTTTTCGTCGTTTGTGAGTTGGTGAGAAGAGGACTAAATCGACCATTACTTGAACGTTATGGGGCTAAATTGTTACCACTAAACAGAGGAGGGCATCGAGATTTAAGTGAATGGAAAGGCACCCGAAACGACCTTCTCCGTGATGGGGAGGCCTCTGGGCTCTCTACCCCTTCGCCTAAGGCTAATTGCCTTTCAAAACAATGAAGGTTGGGAACTTGGAGCTCTTACTTTTATcgttcaagaaagaaaaaaaaatgaaaagaactcATGACTTTGTAGCAGAGTGATTTTATTGCTAAAATTGCAGTGAGACAGATCTCTACCTGTCGGGCAAGCAATGATGCCTTCAGATTTCCAATCCAAAAGCTGGACAAGCTCGAGAGGTTGTTTACCTACCTAGCTTGCCCAAATGGTTATCTaactaatattttattcttgGGTAGTTAGTCTAATTCGCATGGTTATTAGGGTGAATCCAGGACAAGGTAATTGATTGAGTGAAATAGCCAggtgaattatttaaaataaaaaaataaaaataatattgttttttaacaaaaaaaaaacactcaatttaaatttcatcccAATTAATTGGGTCACGGGTCAATTAAATCAACTTTAAATTGGTTTATTTTACACTCAACCTAGTCTAAGAgatgaaattttcaaatttcaatttgacAAATACACATATTTGAATatgaataattcaaaaataaacctAATTTAATATGGAAAAAACTAATAgtatttaaagaattattaaaaacaaaaaaaaatcattaaatctaTGTTCCTTAGAGTTACCCCATGATTTATGAGTActggatttatattttatttttcatgatatatacCCAAAATTCCTCAAACGAATCCAAAATAAGTAAATACATaacatttttttagaataattggaggtattttataaaaatgctTTCATAAATGTACATGATATCTCATGGATGCTTCATCCGtccaatttcaatttttattctcactatttaagatatttaataccTTTTAACACTATTATTAGACTCGGGTCAGCCTGGTAGGTTGATCCGGTAGCTAGACTGGTCTGGATTTGTTAAAAGACCGGCTGGTGCAACAATCCGGCAAGACTCGGTCGACCCGGAAGATCAACCCATGACCCTAGCGAACTCGGTCGAGACccggtgttttttttaatatggtttttctcctatacccctttttttgcatttttttttagttggttattaacactttttaaagtttaccatataaatattagaaatatattttattttttcaatgtgggatttgaaacactttcgtatatatactctatgtttacaagaaaaaaagttatgttttttcaatgtaggatttgaaactctttagtatatatactctatatttccaagaaaaaaattgtttttctaatatgGGATTTAAAGtcctttcgtatatatattttatgttcacaaaaaaaaattatgtttttttaatgtgggataaaaaaactttttggtttaaatacttcaactcaaaaaaataacatagtatctttttaatatgggatttgaagccctttaatatatatattttatgttaaaaaaagttattttttcaatgtgagatttgaagccttttagtatatatactctatgttcacaagaaaaaagttatgtttttcaatgtgggatttgaaaccttttagtatatatactctatgttttcaagaaaaaaaattatttttttcaatgtgagatttaaaaccctttagtatatatattctatattcataagaaaaaagttatgtttttttaatgtgaaataaaaaaaactttttttatttaaatgtatcAACTTAAAAgtataacataatatctttttaatatgaaataaaaactttttaaaatattcttttaaaccttattatttttaacatgtatagcctatattcatataaattttttcttgagtttttatatgaaatattaaaattttaaatatatttttatttttctaaattaatccagattgatttataaaattagaaaccTGATCCTTTAACCGGGTCATCAGAACTGGGTTTAATAACTGCTTTTTAATAGTCTGTGTATGCTTCAATTTACAATATCTAATATAGTAATACTACATATGGATGCTAATCGGTGAATATTGTTAAcggaaatttgaaaaaaaaaaaacaaaaaaaaaaaactttaatattctTATCATAAATGTTATTCAGAGTTCAGACTAAACTGTCTTGGCTGTCGCCGTATAGTAGTTAAATGCGGTGGTTTTCAGATCATCTACCTCATCGCTCCATGGCCACCTCTCTATCCTTCTCCATCTCTCCatcaaatttcattaaataGTCCGCTGTCCTTCTACCTGCTTTTGCTTAACCCTATATCTCCCATTTGATTTTCCTCACTCTCCCTATCCTGTGCTTTCCTTGTAATCTTCACTTTCTACACTATTAATATTAGCAGAAGCTTAGCTTTTCCCTTCTTCATAGCATTTTTTAAGTCTTCATCAAGACCCGCTTCTcagatccaaaacaaaaactaaaagatgagTCTCTGTTTCGTTGACGAACTCAAGTCTCAGCCTTCATGGCTTCTTGTGCTCTTCACTCTGGGTTCTCTTTCATTTCTGAAGTTCCTTTTCGCTTCTCTCAAATGGGTCTACGTTAGTTTCCTCAGACCTGCCAAGAATCTCAAGAAATACGGATCATGGGCTCTCGTTACTGGACCCACTGACGGTATTGGCAAAGGATTCGCTTTCCAATTGGCTCGAAAGGGTCTCAATTTAATCTTGGTGGGCAGAAATCCCGATAAACTCAAAGATGTGTCGACTTCAATTCAATCCAAATACAGTAATGTCCAAATCAAGAACGTTGTTGTTGATTTCAGTGGCGATATTGACGAGGGTGTTCAAAAGATTAAGGAGACTGTTGAAGGACTGGATGTTGGTATCTTGATTAATAATGTCGGGGTTTCTTATCCTTATGCCAGGTTCTTTCATGAGGTTGACGAGGAGCTGTTGAAGCATTTGATTAGAGTGAATGTTGAAGGTACTACTAAAGTTACACAAGCTGTTCTGCCTGGGATGTTGAAGAGGAAGAAGGGTGCTATTGTTAATATTGGTTCTGGAGCTGCCATTGTAATCCCTTCTGATCCTCTTTATGCTGTTTATGCTGCTACTAAAGCGTaagaccttttttttatgtCCTAGTGATTTACTTGTAAGGTCTTAATTCCTGGAGATTTGCAGTAGGTTCatgttagtttatttatttatttattttgtgtatgTTATCAGGTACATCGATCAATTCTCAAGGTGCCTTTATGTGGAATACAAGAAAAGTGGGATTGATGTGCAGTGTCAGGTACCGTGCTTCTTCATTCTACACTACTCTGTTACTTTCAATACTTATCCTGATCTTTATGTAATAGATTTAGTTTATGTTGATGTTCTGGTCAAACTGTGACTGTGTCATAATGAGTTTGCTTATATGATTTTCGCATCTGAAATTTCGAATATAGATACAGTATTTGAGTAAACTTTCAATCATAGATGGTGGTGAGATTTTCTTTCTAGTTGCGTTAATCAGAGTTCTGCTCTTTGTTAAAGGCAATGAGAAAAAGTAATCTTTATCTGTATTTCGCCATTTAGagtaattattaaactcagaaACATGAATTGATCGATATGGAATAGCTGCATGTCCAGTGCTATAAGCTACTGGCCATGATTGGGAAATGATTTTATGTATGGTCTGTCGTTACCCCAACagatgttttttcaataacGGAGGAcactaaatataataaattatgatttgctTATTAGAAATCTGGATAGGATGTATCTTATTTCTTCTATGCAAGCTAGTGGTTTATTCAGTCAACAAGAAAGTTTATGACtgaattttctaatatattttgttaggtAGAGGCTATCTTTCTTTCGTTTTCATAACAGATTTATTGATAAACACAGGATGCTTTCGTGCACTTAATTGTTGTAACAACTTTCTTCTGTCTCTAAGTGTTAGTTGGCCCTACCGAATCCTCAAGTGTTACAAACCTAAATAATTTACCTATCATAATCAGCAAAAGATGAAGTGATGAACTTATACAGTTTTTAACAAGGCAATCTACTAGAATCAATAAAGCCGTGGATATCACAGTGAGCATCATATGTGTTTGTGTTATATTTGGTGAAATGGACTATAACAtgctaattgtattttttatccattaatgcttcatcatctttttccttcttttggtTCTCTTACTCGTGTCTTTTTGAATTTCTCCCTCTATTCTACCCATTTGTCTGAATTGGCTAGTATGATTAGTGTGAGAAGCATAGATGATTTAGAGTTTTAGATGTGAGATGATACTAGAACTTGCTACTAATTGAATACATGTTATATAACTTCAAGTTGGCAAGTGACAGGGTAAGGAAATATAAAGGCGATGTAACATTGACAGCTCCAGTGGGAAGAATCATAAACACTGAAGCATACGGAAAAACCCACACCTAAATGCTTGTTGGAGAAATTAACCAAATAGATGTCATTTAGGCAAGTAGTAAAATCAATGGTGCAGCTACCTCATATGCAATAGAGCTACCCGTCTAGCAAACCATTCCTAAAGCTGTGACTTTGATAACTGATAAGGCTTTAGCTTTGAGTATTTGAATCACCAAGCCTTGTCTATCTGTTGTTTGTGATCTGTGTCCCCTTCTTCCTGAGTATACCACTCATCTTGTAAATAGAAGTGTTTCCTTTTGTGCTTATCAAGAGAGATGGAGGTCCAACATCCTGAGTTTTAGTCTCTTGATTTGCATAAATATATCAGTATAATTTTCAGATCTTATTCGACACAGGAT
This window contains:
- the LOC133697387 gene encoding very-long-chain 3-oxoacyl-CoA reductase 1-like; translated protein: MSLCFVDELKSQPSWLLVLFTLGSLSFLKFLFASLKWVYVSFLRPAKNLKKYGSWALVTGPTDGIGKGFAFQLARKGLNLILVGRNPDKLKDVSTSIQSKYSNVQIKNVVVDFSGDIDEGVQKIKETVEGLDVGILINNVGVSYPYARFFHEVDEELLKHLIRVNVEGTTKVTQAVLPGMLKRKKGAIVNIGSGAAIVIPSDPLYAVYAATKAYIDQFSRCLYVEYKKSGIDVQCQVPLYVATKMASIKRSSFWVPSSDSYAQAGLRAIGYEPRCTPYWPHSLLWGLIQLLPESAVDSWRLGFCLRIRKRGQLKDSRKDE